TTATGATAATTTTACTAATACCAGAATGCTGCAATACAAGCTGTATGGTAATTTGCGTCTTGAAAAAGCAATTGAGTTAATTACCAATTATTTAACTCCTAATAGTAACGTTCTCGATCTTGGCTGTGGCATTGGTATTGTCCCCGAACAAGTAGCTAGTAAGTTAGATAACGGTAAAGTTTTGGCTTGTGATTTGGGAGAAAATAATATTAAATATGCTCAACAGACTGTTAAGTCAGATAATGTTGAGTTTTTGAACGTTAATATTATTGAAAACTTTACAGAAATTTGTCATAAATTGTCTTTTCCAATCGACCTAGTAACTATGGTCGATGTAATTGAACATTTACCGCCTGAGAGCTATGGTCAACTATTTAGTAATCTAAGTCAAGTAACAAGCGATCGCGCTAAACTAATTTTGACTTATCCCAGTCCTGAATACCAGCTTTATTTACAACAGCACGATCCTCAAGAATTGCAAATTCTTGATGAGGTTATTGAAATTAAAACTTTGATGCAGTTTGCTTTGCAATCTGGATTTAATTTAGAATACTTTTCTTATATTGATGTTTGGAAACAAAATCAATACATTCACTGTGTATTTAGCAAAGAGAGAGCCTGTAAGCCCGTTGCCGAAGCCAGTTTGTTAGGCAAAATTAAAATTAAAATTAGAGCCTATAAATCGAAATTATTGTTACCTTTCTTAAAACTAAAATATATTGCTCGAGCTAATAAATAATTTAATGATTATAGCAACTTTCAAGCTTACAAGGTATATCAATTTTTTCTTTGTTCCTTTTTCTTTACCCAGACAAAACCGAAGTATATCTCACTAACAAGAAAAACCCTTGTTCCTTTAAGTACTTAAAACTATTAATCTTTTGTTTGTAATTTGTAGTATTCAATTTAATTCCCTAAAAATAAAAAATGAGAATTGCGTTTATATTAGATCAATTTCCCAGCTTATCCGAGACTTTTATCTTAGGGCAAATTACGGGTTTAATCGATCGCGGTCATGAAGTAAATATATATTGCGATCGCCCTGGAAATATTAGCCAAATACACGCCGAAATAGAGGAATATAAGCTTTTAGAACGCACTTACCAGACAACTATTCCCATAAACTTATTTGTACGCCTTTTTAAGGCAATTCTCTTATTTTGTTTAAATTTCTTTAAAGCTCCTAGAATTTTGCTGCGAGCGATTAATTTTATTAAATATAATCGTTCTGATTATGGAGATCCAGCAGGTTTTTTAAAGCCTTTTTATCTGGCTCTTCCTTGGCTGAATAAATCACCCTACGATGTTATTCTTTGTCATTATGGACGTAATGGTTTAAAAGCTTGTTTATTTAAGGATTTAGGCATAACTCAGGCAAAAATTGTAGTAGCTTTTCATGGCTTCGACATTTCTTGCTATCTAAATCTACATGGAAAAGATATTTACCAACGTCTTTTTGAACAGGTAGATTTACTTCAGCCAATTAGTCAACACTGGCAAAAAAAGCTAATCGATCTTGGATGTAATCCAGCAAAAGTAAAGATACATCATATGGGAGTTGACTGTCATAAATTTCAGTATATTGAAAATCAAAATGATTCTGCGATTTGTTTAGTTAGTATTGCTCGCCTAGTAGAAAAAAAAGGTTTGCAATACAGTATTCAAGCAGTGGCTCAATTAATTCCTCGCTATCCTAATTTGCAATATAAAATTGTAGGTGATGGAGTTTTAAAAGCAGAATTACAGCATTTAATTGAGAGTTTGCAGGTTGCTGACAACATCAAACTACTTGGCTGGAAAAAACAACAGGAGGTTGCAGCTATTATTAATCATGCTAATTTAGTTTTAGCTCCAAGTGTTACTAGCCGTGATGGTGATTGCGAAGGTATTCCTGTATCTTTGATGGAATCTATGGCAAAGGGTCTACCCGCAATTAGCACCTATCATAGCGGCATTCCTGAATTGGTTGAAGACAGTGTGTCAGGATATTTGCTACCAGAACGAGATATTAACCTATTAGCTAGTAAGATAGAGCATCTAATTACTAATCCTACCCTCAGAGTTAATATGGGTCAAAAAGGTCGTCAAAAAGTTCTCCAGGACTACAATATTGACTTACTTAACGATCGCCTGATAGAAATTTTACAGCAGCTTATTT
This DNA window, taken from Pleurocapsa sp. FMAR1, encodes the following:
- a CDS encoding class I SAM-dependent methyltransferase; the protein is MTSSTEVKEFYDNFTNTRMLQYKLYGNLRLEKAIELITNYLTPNSNVLDLGCGIGIVPEQVASKLDNGKVLACDLGENNIKYAQQTVKSDNVEFLNVNIIENFTEICHKLSFPIDLVTMVDVIEHLPPESYGQLFSNLSQVTSDRAKLILTYPSPEYQLYLQQHDPQELQILDEVIEIKTLMQFALQSGFNLEYFSYIDVWKQNQYIHCVFSKERACKPVAEASLLGKIKIKIRAYKSKLLLPFLKLKYIARANK
- a CDS encoding glycosyltransferase, producing MRIAFILDQFPSLSETFILGQITGLIDRGHEVNIYCDRPGNISQIHAEIEEYKLLERTYQTTIPINLFVRLFKAILLFCLNFFKAPRILLRAINFIKYNRSDYGDPAGFLKPFYLALPWLNKSPYDVILCHYGRNGLKACLFKDLGITQAKIVVAFHGFDISCYLNLHGKDIYQRLFEQVDLLQPISQHWQKKLIDLGCNPAKVKIHHMGVDCHKFQYIENQNDSAICLVSIARLVEKKGLQYSIQAVAQLIPRYPNLQYKIVGDGVLKAELQHLIESLQVADNIKLLGWKKQQEVAAIINHANLVLAPSVTSRDGDCEGIPVSLMESMAKGLPAISTYHSGIPELVEDSVSGYLLPERDINLLASKIEHLITNPTLRVNMGQKGRQKVLQDYNIDLLNDRLIEILQQLISAKTELWLGLSSA